One Pyrus communis chromosome 13, drPyrComm1.1, whole genome shotgun sequence genomic window carries:
- the LOC137713812 gene encoding uncharacterized protein At3g28850-like, whose amino-acid sequence MGCVSSNLFNHDDEFSQLGSSALSHHIVSLTSSTYGLLTLDPPPPAPTTPPTPPPRFTLGSIFPSPLSEPKSLWSEPRSLWSDPRPLRSDPEVINSWELMAGLDADSFRFSPLPPPKPFFFNDPKTPDKENSNPNRAIFKSPYDGVFRVNNKKDPLDRFEKICPPGGESKVVVYTTTLRGVRRTFEECNAVRAAIEGLGVMIVERDVSMDRGFREELNDLMKEKGKDVAVPPQVFVKGRYIGGAEEVLKILEEGLLVEILAGCPKKKAGSVCEGCGEARFLPCFQCNGSSKMVLVVKDDVAGQRQGTTVVVKCPECNENGLVLCPICS is encoded by the coding sequence ATGGGTTGTGTTTCTTCCAATCTCTTCAACCACGACGACGAGTTCTCCCAACTCGGCAGCTCCGCGCTCAGCCACCACATCGTCTCGCTCACTTCCTCCACCTACGGCCTTCTCACTCTAGACCCGCCGCCGCCTGCTCCCACCACTCCGCCGACCCCTCCTCCTCGATTCACTCTCGGGTCCATTTTTCCGAGCCCCCTGTCGGAGCCCAAGTCGCTCTGGTCCGAACCAAGGTCGCTATGGTCCGACCCGAGGCCGCTACGGTCCGACCCGGAAGTCATTAACTCATGGGAGCTTATGGCCGGCCTCGACGCTGATAGTTTCCGATTCTCGCCGCTCCCGCCGCCCAAACCCTTCTTTTTCAATGACCCAAAAACCCCCGATAAAGAAAACTCCAACCCGAATCGGGCAATTTTCAAATCTCCGTACGACGGTGTCTTCCGGGTCAACAACAAGAAGGACCCACTTGACCGGTTCGAAAAAATATGCCCACCGGGAGGAGAAAGCAAAGTGGTGGTCTACACTACGACGCTGCGAGGAGTGCGGCGGACTTTCGAGGAGTGTAACGCCGTCCGGGCGGCGATAGAAGGCCTCGGAGTGATGATTGTCGAGCGTGACGTGTCGATGGATCGCGGGTTCAGAGAAGAGTTGAACGATTTGAtgaaggagaaagggaaggatGTGGCGGTGCCGCCGCAGGTTTTTGTGAAGGGGAGATATATAGGCGGCGCTGAGGAGGTGTTGAAGATTTTGGAGGAGGGTTTGCTGGTTGAGATTCTTGCTGGGTGTCCAAAGAAAAAAGCTGGGTCTGTGTGTGAAGGGTGTGGGGAGGCAAGGTTCTTGCCCTGCTTCCAGTGCAATGGGAGCTCAAAGATGGTGCTGGTGGTGAAGGATGACGTGGCGGGGCAGCGGCAGGGGACGACGGTGGTGGTGAAGTGTCCTGAGTGTAATGAGAATGGGTTGGTGCTTTGCCCAATTTGTAGCTGA